One segment of Glandiceps talaboti chromosome 21, keGlaTala1.1, whole genome shotgun sequence DNA contains the following:
- the LOC144451257 gene encoding uncharacterized protein LOC144451257: MYLAPCIVLFAVVFASSNSTATATTITDKQPLQPPPTADPARCPSNHYEYVLSKRVRVCRQCRQCPDGVKVLSPCNLTADTLCRGCVDGNDFYDEVTKLCLYIPQHRSEKKTTSDVSLDSESSSFSEIILVSAAYFGLVLITSLGLCFLIWFGNKIAGQLRKEEKPPVYTVQGVNLLHRVPPYPCDDTASLCSTCVTDIDIDDPTTCSTRLSTVTC; encoded by the exons ATGTATCTGGCGCCGTGCATCGTGTTGTTCGCCGTCGTTTTTGCAAGTTCAAACTCGACagccaccgccaccaccatcaCCGACAAGCAGCCCCTACAGCCACCGCCAACTGCAGATCCTGCCCGGTGTCCCTCCAACCACTACGAGTATGTATTGTCAAAGAGGGTACGAGTGTGTCGCCAGTGTCGCCAGTGCCCGGATGGGGTAAAAGTTCTTTCACCTTGTAACCTTACAGCAGACACTCTCTGTCGAGGATGCGTTGACGGTAACGACTTTTACGACGAAGTCACGAAATTGTGTCTGTACATCCCTCAACATCGTTCAGAGAAGAAGACGACTAGTGATGTCTCGTTAGACTCAGAGTCATCATCGTTCAGTGAAATCATACTTGTCTCAGCAGCTTATTTCGGCCTGGTCCTCATCACGTCTCTTGGCCTGTGCTTTCTAATTTGGTTCGGGAATAAAATTGCCGGCCAGTTAAGGAAGGAAGAGAAACCACCTGTGTACACCGTTCAAG gtGTAAATCTCCTACACCGAGTGCCACCTTATCCTTGTGATGATACAGCAAGTCTTTGCAGTACATGTGTTACCGATATCGATATCGATGATCCTACAACTTGTAGTACAAGACTGTCGACTGTAACGTGTTAA